Proteins encoded within one genomic window of Phototrophicus methaneseepsis:
- a CDS encoding PPOX class F420-dependent oxidoreductase — MSNTIPETYRDLLDGAVVVTLVTLMPDNQPQATPVWASYDGTHIWVNTAKGRQKYKNMMERPKVTVLAVDPKNPYRYLEIRGEVQEVNEEQGLEHINSLSELYRGEPDYYRRNEAMRGKETRVVFKIKPTNVNASG, encoded by the coding sequence ATGAGCAATACAATCCCTGAGACTTATCGTGATCTTCTTGATGGTGCTGTGGTGGTGACGCTCGTCACCCTTATGCCAGATAACCAGCCCCAGGCCACACCTGTATGGGCCAGTTACGATGGCACGCACATCTGGGTGAACACGGCAAAGGGACGCCAGAAATACAAAAATATGATGGAACGCCCCAAAGTCACGGTGCTGGCCGTGGACCCGAAGAACCCTTATCGTTACCTGGAAATACGTGGGGAAGTCCAGGAAGTCAATGAGGAACAGGGCCTGGAGCATATCAACAGCCTGAGTGAGCTGTATCGTGGTGAACCGGATTATTACCGGCGCAACGAAGCTATGCGCGGTAAAGAGACGCGCGTTGTATTTAAGATTAAGCCCACGAATGTGAACGCCAGCGGCTAA
- a CDS encoding mechanosensitive ion channel family protein: MIINFDVIKGWIQDLPDWVPNVAAAVLTLVLVLLLRQALIALIERPIRAALKRWPRLNAEAILELLHLPLQLLVVALALAISGQFVDARSGALFGNLVRSLVITSGFVALLRLVDWFTRDSRIIQRVTGFRIEDRLVPIFNTLLKIILFMLAVITVMQAWSIDITGLIASLGIVGLAFSLAAQDTASNLFGFMAIIGDRTFSVGEYIKTDTIEGVVQNIGVRSTRIMQPDRGIVTVPNTTLANAPVQRFARRRVNFSFGVTYSTNADQMEALLEDVRKMLQSRDHVIKSSVAVYFTEFADSSLNILVLCDLTLRDWRSVLEEREQINLKIMRIVAENNLSFAFPSQSVYIESMPNRPSQLPIGPDNTP, encoded by the coding sequence ATGATTATCAACTTCGACGTCATCAAAGGTTGGATACAAGACCTGCCAGATTGGGTGCCCAATGTGGCAGCCGCTGTTCTGACGCTCGTCTTAGTCCTGCTGCTGCGCCAGGCGTTGATTGCCCTCATTGAGCGCCCGATCCGGGCGGCTCTCAAGCGCTGGCCGCGCCTCAATGCCGAAGCTATCCTGGAGCTGCTGCATCTCCCCCTACAACTGCTGGTTGTGGCACTGGCATTAGCTATCAGCGGCCAATTCGTTGATGCACGTTCCGGCGCGCTGTTTGGCAATCTGGTGCGGTCACTGGTCATCACATCCGGCTTTGTGGCCCTGCTGCGGCTTGTCGATTGGTTCACGCGCGACAGCCGTATCATTCAGCGTGTGACGGGCTTCCGTATTGAAGACCGCCTCGTGCCCATCTTTAATACCCTGCTCAAAATCATCTTGTTCATGCTGGCGGTGATTACCGTTATGCAAGCATGGAGCATCGACATTACCGGCCTGATTGCGTCCCTGGGTATCGTTGGTCTGGCATTTTCCCTGGCAGCCCAGGACACCGCCTCCAATCTGTTCGGCTTTATGGCGATTATCGGTGACAGGACCTTCAGCGTGGGGGAATATATCAAGACAGATACGATTGAAGGCGTGGTGCAAAACATCGGCGTGCGCTCCACACGGATTATGCAGCCAGATCGCGGTATCGTCACCGTTCCCAATACAACCCTTGCCAATGCACCTGTCCAGCGCTTCGCCCGTCGCCGGGTGAACTTCTCCTTTGGCGTCACCTATAGCACCAATGCGGACCAGATGGAAGCCTTGTTGGAAGATGTCCGCAAGATGTTGCAATCACGCGATCACGTGATTAAATCCTCTGTGGCCGTTTACTTCACGGAATTTGCCGATAGCTCGCTCAATATCCTTGTCCTGTGTGACCTGACGCTGCGTGATTGGCGCAGCGTATTGGAGGAGCGCGAACAGATCAACTTGAAGATTATGCGCATTGTGGCCGAGAATAACCTGAGCTTCGCCTTCCCAAGCCAGTCTGTCTATATTGAATCCATGCCGAACAGGCCCTCCCAGCTACCCATAGGACCGGATAATACCCCATGA
- a CDS encoding HpcH/HpaI aldolase/citrate lyase family protein, with protein sequence MTIAKRIRRALLFMPGDSRRKIEKGAEMSVDSIIMDLEDAIALNQKEAARQNVAAALREVDFKNSEALVRINQVIPGWLYKQDILATIDAHPDGYVLPKVETGEQVHHVSAYLAEAEEAHGWAANSIKLLAIVETARGIVNLQDIVQSDRRLEAVIFGAEDLAGDIGARRTPEGREVFYAQSAVVIHAKAAGLQAIDTVFVDLSGPLDALISETRYALNMGYTGKLAIHPRQVEPIQDVFTPTMKEIATAQSLIRSFEDQQNLGVGVFEHNGKMVDMPMIRAAAEVIRRATECGLIAEEI encoded by the coding sequence ATGACAATTGCGAAACGTATCCGACGCGCACTCTTGTTTATGCCAGGGGACAGCCGTCGTAAGATCGAAAAAGGCGCTGAGATGTCTGTGGATAGCATCATCATGGACCTGGAAGACGCCATTGCTTTGAATCAGAAAGAGGCCGCCCGCCAGAATGTGGCCGCAGCACTCCGAGAGGTAGATTTCAAAAACAGCGAAGCCCTCGTTCGTATCAATCAAGTCATCCCAGGATGGTTGTACAAACAGGATATCCTTGCGACGATAGACGCCCACCCGGATGGCTATGTCCTGCCAAAAGTCGAAACAGGCGAACAGGTACACCACGTCAGCGCCTACCTTGCAGAAGCAGAAGAGGCTCATGGATGGGCCGCCAACAGTATCAAGCTACTCGCTATTGTTGAAACAGCTCGTGGAATCGTCAATCTACAGGATATTGTGCAGAGTGATCGCCGTCTGGAGGCGGTCATCTTCGGCGCGGAGGACCTGGCAGGAGACATTGGCGCACGTCGCACGCCGGAGGGTAGAGAAGTTTTTTACGCTCAGAGCGCGGTTGTCATCCATGCCAAGGCAGCAGGCTTACAAGCGATTGATACCGTCTTCGTAGATTTGTCCGGTCCCCTCGACGCGCTGATCTCCGAGACGCGCTATGCGCTAAATATGGGCTATACTGGCAAACTGGCGATTCACCCTCGGCAGGTTGAGCCCATTCAAGATGTCTTCACCCCGACAATGAAAGAAATCGCCACAGCTCAAAGCCTGATCCGCTCTTTTGAAGACCAGCAAAACCTGGGCGTAGGCGTCTTTGAGCACAATGGTAAGATGGTCGATATGCCGATGATCCGAGCCGCTGCGGAAGTCATCCGCCGGGCGACAGAATGTGGCCTCATCGCTGAAGAAATTTAA
- a CDS encoding glycosyltransferase family 39 protein, whose translation MHPSVTSHNKMTFAGIPQIGLSHKGLILLLLLAILLLAAFTRIYAIDAQSLWIDEGFTWYLTQSPDPFLILRNDVHPPLYFLLADVWVALTGDSVLAMRFLSTLPSLVSIAVMFHVARELERWRGTDSGGLIPVLAALMLALADAENFLAQDVRSYTLQTTFILLSMWGMLRWARRGGRGWLVLWVLSMAALVYTFYLAALVGVVQGIWILLFLRGRKRIIGVGALVVAALLVVPWLLLSLGQQSDNLSYADWIRLSRHGFGVIVDMVYRWFGRMWPLTGLLALLALVHIDYSPHVWRIQWRRIAPAVLLVMWLLLPLVIMFIANERVPLYQPRRVNFITGAVALLIAFGLGNIQRPARWLLIAAIVIYGVTTIDFWRDKQPWRVMAAETAPLIHEDAALLIELGGDDYAPLYHYTHTLPDTITVRGLTSWRKFQPETYEAGLPALIDAHNTIWFFYWGKDTSALDWLDELNFQRTEEITVDFNPDVYLWRYDRLPQQPLVTYENGLLLRDAAYFPDLHADLLWSTEAPLEADYTASIFLLNNDGQLVAQQDAPPDERPTSQWDADSLVYDARQIHVIEGTLPPGDYQVGVVVYRVEGETLTRLLTDEGADSFVLGTLHIE comes from the coding sequence ATGCACCCCAGTGTTACATCCCACAATAAAATGACCTTCGCGGGCATCCCGCAAATAGGCTTATCCCATAAAGGCCTGATCCTGCTATTGCTGCTGGCGATCTTGCTGCTGGCGGCTTTCACACGGATTTATGCCATCGACGCCCAAAGCCTGTGGATTGACGAGGGCTTCACGTGGTATCTGACGCAGTCACCAGATCCATTCTTGATCCTACGCAATGATGTTCACCCGCCGCTGTACTTCTTGCTAGCAGATGTTTGGGTCGCGCTGACGGGTGATAGTGTGCTGGCGATGCGCTTCCTCAGTACGCTGCCCAGTCTTGTGAGCATTGCCGTGATGTTCCATGTGGCGCGGGAGTTGGAGCGCTGGCGTGGCACAGACAGCGGCGGATTAATCCCTGTATTGGCGGCCCTGATGCTGGCGCTTGCTGATGCAGAAAATTTCCTCGCGCAGGATGTGCGCAGTTATACGCTGCAAACGACGTTCATCTTACTGAGCATGTGGGGGATGCTCCGCTGGGCGCGCCGTGGTGGCCGGGGCTGGCTGGTACTATGGGTGCTGAGCATGGCCGCCTTAGTCTATACGTTTTATCTTGCGGCACTGGTAGGCGTGGTCCAGGGCATCTGGATTTTATTATTTCTGCGTGGGCGCAAACGTATTATCGGCGTGGGCGCACTGGTCGTGGCGGCGCTGCTGGTTGTCCCCTGGCTGCTGCTCTCACTGGGCCAACAATCTGACAACCTCAGTTATGCCGATTGGATACGACTCAGTCGGCATGGTTTCGGCGTCATTGTAGATATGGTCTATCGGTGGTTTGGGCGCATGTGGCCGCTGACGGGGCTGCTGGCTCTGCTGGCCCTTGTCCATATTGATTACAGCCCGCATGTGTGGCGTATACAGTGGCGACGCATCGCCCCGGCTGTGCTGCTGGTCATGTGGCTGTTACTACCGCTGGTGATCATGTTCATCGCTAATGAACGCGTCCCGCTCTATCAGCCGCGCCGTGTGAACTTCATCACCGGGGCGGTTGCCTTGCTCATCGCCTTTGGTCTGGGGAATATTCAGCGGCCCGCCCGCTGGCTACTCATCGCTGCGATAGTCATTTATGGCGTGACGACCATTGATTTCTGGCGTGATAAGCAGCCCTGGCGCGTTATGGCTGCTGAAACAGCGCCCCTTATACATGAAGACGCCGCCTTACTGATCGAACTAGGCGGCGATGATTACGCCCCACTGTATCATTACACGCATACGCTGCCGGATACCATCACCGTACGCGGGCTGACGTCATGGCGTAAATTCCAACCAGAGACTTACGAAGCGGGTTTACCCGCCCTCATCGACGCGCACAATACGATCTGGTTCTTCTACTGGGGCAAGGATACATCTGCCCTGGATTGGCTGGATGAACTCAACTTCCAGCGGACAGAAGAAATCACTGTCGACTTCAACCCGGATGTGTACCTGTGGCGCTATGATCGCCTGCCGCAGCAGCCGCTCGTAACCTATGAAAATGGCCTCTTGCTGCGTGATGCGGCTTACTTCCCGGATTTACACGCAGACCTGCTATGGTCCACAGAAGCGCCGCTGGAAGCTGATTACACAGCATCCATCTTCTTGCTCAATAACGATGGTCAACTTGTGGCACAACAAGACGCCCCGCCGGACGAGCGCCCCACCTCTCAATGGGATGCGGATAGCCTAGTTTACGATGCCCGTCAGATACATGTCATCGAGGGCACACTGCCCCCTGGTGATTATCAGGTTGGGGTGGTGGTGTACCGTGTTGAGGGCGAAACGCTCACGCGGTTGCTGACGGATGAGGGCGCGGATAGCTTCGTATTAGGAACGTTACACATCGAATAA
- a CDS encoding potassium channel family protein, whose protein sequence is MHHLNGFSPHKYEPALNERDKNLFLLLSILFHNLIYPMSTGDGWHPIFFYMVFCSIFVIGVYTLTTHQWERIVVVISSIVVFFAGLINSYTPGTFAMPVLYTFGTIYHLTMLIVLVRYIFEAKRILIEVILAAASLYLVIGSTFTAIYGLIEYLEPGSFAVASGTALGWQQLLYYSYVTLTTLGYGDITPVKSFAQSLSSFEAVIGVLYTVILLPRFITLYEVADRIHDDA, encoded by the coding sequence ATGCATCATTTAAACGGGTTTTCTCCTCATAAGTACGAACCTGCATTGAATGAGCGTGATAAAAACCTGTTTTTGCTACTGTCCATCCTTTTCCATAATCTGATCTACCCCATGTCTACGGGAGACGGATGGCACCCGATTTTCTTCTATATGGTGTTTTGCTCCATCTTTGTGATCGGCGTCTATACGCTGACAACGCATCAATGGGAGCGTATTGTCGTCGTTATCTCTAGCATCGTCGTGTTTTTCGCGGGTCTGATCAACTCTTACACGCCGGGTACATTCGCGATGCCCGTCCTGTATACCTTCGGCACAATCTATCATCTGACGATGCTGATTGTGCTTGTGCGTTATATCTTTGAGGCGAAACGCATCCTAATTGAAGTGATCCTGGCGGCGGCATCGCTGTACCTGGTGATTGGCTCGACTTTTACAGCGATCTATGGCTTGATCGAATATCTGGAGCCGGGTTCCTTCGCCGTGGCTTCTGGGACCGCCTTGGGATGGCAGCAGCTTTTATATTACAGTTACGTCACCCTGACGACACTAGGCTATGGCGACATCACCCCTGTGAAGTCCTTTGCACAGTCCCTTTCATCGTTCGAAGCTGTGATTGGCGTGCTGTATACCGTGATCCTGCTGCCACGCTTCATCACGCTCTACGAAGTCGCGGATCGCATCCATGACGATGCATGA
- a CDS encoding mechanosensitive ion channel family protein encodes MDLAREIPLLRDLPLETQTVVLRILLVIVVLGVVWVLRRAITTVILSPVSRMTKSSNNTYDNLLLEALRGPINLIIISVALAISTSILDFGPDLQHYADLVARSLFIAAITFVFYNVVRLFAISPSVIWRTTGVRIEERLLPFISTVLRVFIVVMGALIIINEWGFDVTGLVASFGIVGLAFSLAAQDTAANVFGFTAIVSDNPFDVGDFIVTSAAEGTVEHVGIRSTQIRKLDQSLVSVPNNLMTTAAVTNWSRLYKRRLDFFIGLTYDTNSRQIRQIIEKIKEMLLSREFVDPESVVVRFVTFGGSSLDIRIICYVFLADWNAYIAETEAINLEIMDIVESMGLDFAFPSSSVYIESVPRPKKRSTQQMKRYTPASEQAANILRGEEPRESDEPDQANESASND; translated from the coding sequence ATGGATCTCGCCAGAGAAATCCCACTTTTGCGTGATTTACCGCTGGAGACACAAACTGTTGTGCTGCGTATATTGCTGGTTATCGTGGTTCTGGGCGTGGTGTGGGTTTTACGTCGTGCCATTACGACCGTGATTCTCTCCCCGGTCAGCCGCATGACCAAAAGCTCGAACAATACTTATGACAATCTCCTGCTAGAAGCGCTGCGTGGTCCCATCAACCTCATCATTATTTCCGTTGCGCTGGCAATTAGCACCAGCATCCTCGACTTCGGCCCTGACCTACAACACTATGCGGATCTCGTCGCACGGTCCCTGTTCATCGCGGCCATTACATTTGTGTTCTACAATGTTGTGCGCTTATTCGCTATTTCACCCTCTGTCATCTGGCGCACAACCGGCGTACGCATTGAGGAGCGCTTGCTGCCCTTTATATCGACGGTCCTGCGCGTCTTCATCGTCGTTATGGGCGCACTGATCATCATCAACGAGTGGGGCTTTGACGTCACCGGGCTTGTCGCTTCCTTCGGCATCGTCGGGTTGGCATTCTCGTTAGCAGCCCAGGATACCGCCGCGAACGTCTTCGGCTTTACGGCAATCGTCAGCGATAACCCCTTCGATGTGGGCGATTTCATCGTCACCAGCGCGGCAGAAGGCACTGTTGAGCATGTTGGCATCCGCTCTACACAGATTCGTAAGCTGGATCAATCTCTGGTAAGCGTCCCCAACAACTTGATGACCACTGCTGCCGTCACCAACTGGTCGCGGCTGTATAAGCGCCGCCTGGATTTTTTCATCGGCCTGACTTACGACACCAACAGCCGCCAGATACGCCAGATCATTGAAAAAATTAAAGAGATGCTGCTCTCGCGGGAGTTCGTTGATCCTGAAAGTGTCGTGGTGCGCTTCGTGACCTTTGGCGGTAGTTCGCTCGATATTCGCATCATCTGCTATGTCTTCCTGGCAGATTGGAACGCCTATATCGCAGAGACAGAGGCAATCAACCTGGAAATTATGGATATTGTCGAATCAATGGGCCTGGACTTCGCCTTCCCCAGCTCATCTGTCTATATTGAAAGCGTCCCCCGCCCGAAGAAACGCTCCACCCAACAGATGAAGCGTTATACACCTGCATCCGAGCAGGCGGCTAACATCTTGCGTGGAGAAGAACCGCGCGAATCAGACGAGCCAGACCAGGCCAATGAATCTGCTTCAAACGATTAA
- a CDS encoding S1C family serine protease, giving the protein MSKFSRISRIVSFGIVMLITGIWLGSSLQIGNAGSPKDTATAFQAITLGSDTLQENERVFGEIYARVSPSVVAITVAEESDGGTSYDVGTGSGFIVDTQGHIVTNLHVVNGADRIEISMFDGTITRAEFVGGDEDSDLAVIKINVQPERLRPVTLANSDQVQIGQTVLAIGNPFANDWTLTSGIISAVNRSISGLNNYRIGGVIQTDAAINPGNSGGPLLNLRGEVIGVNSQIYSQTRSNSGIGFAAPSNLVSRVMNELIAEGSVSYSYIGIVQRDIDLDLIEALGLPNNIQGVAVRQAVAGFPAALGGLQTMTSNSIDIITAVDGVPMTNFDELIGYLAINTVPGQTISLTVYRGGDVLTMPVTLSERPGR; this is encoded by the coding sequence ATGAGTAAGTTCAGCCGGATTAGCCGGATCGTCTCGTTTGGCATTGTGATGCTAATAACAGGCATCTGGCTTGGTAGTTCGCTGCAAATCGGCAATGCTGGCAGTCCTAAGGACACAGCTACCGCTTTTCAGGCGATTACGCTTGGCAGCGATACGCTCCAGGAGAATGAGCGCGTCTTTGGAGAAATCTATGCGCGTGTTAGCCCGTCTGTGGTGGCAATCACCGTTGCTGAAGAATCCGACGGTGGCACCAGTTATGATGTTGGCACAGGGTCCGGCTTTATCGTGGATACACAAGGCCACATTGTGACCAACCTGCATGTGGTGAATGGGGCTGATCGGATCGAGATTTCGATGTTCGATGGCACGATTACCCGCGCCGAATTCGTTGGGGGCGACGAAGATAGCGACCTTGCCGTTATCAAGATCAACGTGCAGCCAGAACGGCTGCGCCCTGTGACGCTCGCAAATAGCGATCAGGTGCAGATTGGGCAGACTGTGCTGGCAATTGGCAACCCCTTCGCCAATGATTGGACCCTCACGAGCGGCATCATCAGCGCGGTGAATCGCTCAATTAGCGGCCTGAACAATTATCGTATTGGTGGCGTCATCCAGACAGATGCAGCAATCAATCCCGGTAATAGCGGTGGCCCCTTGCTGAACCTGCGCGGCGAAGTTATCGGCGTCAACAGCCAGATTTACAGCCAGACGCGCTCTAACAGTGGTATTGGCTTTGCGGCACCCAGTAATCTGGTCAGCCGTGTGATGAATGAACTCATTGCAGAAGGCAGCGTCAGCTATAGCTACATTGGCATTGTTCAACGCGATATTGATCTCGACTTGATCGAAGCGCTGGGATTACCGAATAATATCCAGGGTGTGGCGGTTCGTCAGGCGGTGGCGGGCTTCCCGGCGGCGCTGGGCGGTTTGCAGACGATGACGTCGAATAGTATTGACATCATCACAGCTGTGGATGGTGTGCCGATGACCAACTTTGATGAGTTAATTGGTTACCTGGCGATTAACACTGTGCCGGGGCAGACGATTAGCCTGACGGTTTATCGAGGCGGGGATGTCCTCACGATGCCCGTCACACTCTCTGAGCGGCCTGGGCGTTAG
- a CDS encoding DUF2179 domain-containing protein, with protein sequence MLEITPDAIGAALLIFALRVTNYSISTVRLVFIARSQRVQAACMAFFEAFIFVVVMASVITEITDIPRLLAYCLGASVGSYIGMWLESRFITSYSTVTIITREHGPAITAHLRDLGYGVTASHGEGRDGAVTIIRSTINNRETNYLIKEVQQINNQAFIEVEQARALQRGWIPGGPPRRR encoded by the coding sequence ATGCTGGAAATCACTCCAGATGCCATTGGGGCTGCGCTGCTCATCTTCGCTTTGCGCGTCACCAATTACAGCATCAGTACGGTGCGGCTGGTCTTCATCGCGCGATCACAGCGCGTGCAAGCAGCCTGTATGGCCTTCTTCGAAGCGTTTATCTTCGTCGTTGTGATGGCAAGTGTCATTACAGAAATTACAGATATTCCCCGCCTGCTGGCCTATTGCCTGGGGGCATCTGTTGGCAGCTACATCGGGATGTGGCTGGAGTCGCGTTTTATCACCAGTTACAGCACCGTGACCATCATCACAAGAGAACACGGCCCGGCAATTACTGCTCATCTGCGCGACCTGGGCTATGGTGTCACAGCTTCTCATGGCGAAGGACGCGACGGCGCTGTCACCATTATCCGCAGCACCATCAATAACCGCGAAACAAATTACCTCATCAAGGAAGTGCAACAAATCAACAATCAAGCATTTATTGAAGTGGAACAAGCCCGTGCTCTCCAACGTGGCTGGATACCCGGCGGTCCACCCCGTCGCCGTTGA
- a CDS encoding inorganic diphosphatase produces MASQALHLWHNLASGPDTPRVIYAVIEVPKGSRNKYEYSKTAGVIKLDRVLYSPLHYPGDYGFIPQSYFDDGDPMDVLVMMNEATFPGCVVEARALATLKMIDDGEPDYKVLAVPHTDPNFSHYQSDKDLPKHFMEEVRHFFMTYKQLEGSSVDNLGWVGTEETHEIIMDSLNQYRKKFPPTGV; encoded by the coding sequence ATGGCGTCACAGGCCTTACATTTGTGGCATAACCTTGCAAGCGGCCCGGATACCCCACGCGTTATCTATGCCGTGATCGAAGTGCCAAAAGGCAGCCGCAATAAATATGAATACAGTAAAACAGCCGGCGTCATCAAGTTGGACCGTGTATTATACAGCCCACTGCACTACCCCGGCGATTATGGTTTCATCCCACAATCGTATTTTGATGATGGCGACCCGATGGATGTGCTCGTCATGATGAATGAAGCCACTTTCCCTGGTTGCGTGGTAGAAGCACGTGCCCTGGCAACGCTCAAAATGATTGATGACGGTGAGCCGGATTATAAAGTGCTGGCTGTGCCGCATACGGACCCGAACTTCTCTCATTATCAGAGCGATAAAGACCTGCCCAAGCACTTCATGGAAGAGGTCCGTCACTTCTTCATGACTTATAAGCAGCTCGAAGGCAGCAGTGTCGATAATCTTGGTTGGGTCGGCACAGAAGAAACCCATGAAATTATCATGGATTCTCTCAACCAGTATCGCAAGAAGTTCCCCCCCACAGGCGTCTAA
- a CDS encoding 4a-hydroxytetrahydrobiopterin dehydratase, translated as MAATALNDAEIIEALAGLDGWEREGNKLTKTYEFDQYLAGIAFAATAGTIAEGFDHHPDMFVGYKKVTLEFTTHSADSKITQKDIQVAQALDALPYPKK; from the coding sequence ATGGCAGCGACAGCACTCAACGACGCAGAAATCATCGAAGCCCTGGCTGGCCTGGATGGTTGGGAACGGGAAGGCAATAAGCTGACCAAAACATACGAATTTGATCAATATCTGGCTGGCATCGCGTTTGCCGCCACAGCCGGGACCATCGCAGAAGGCTTTGACCATCATCCAGATATGTTTGTAGGCTACAAAAAAGTCACGCTGGAATTCACAACGCACTCAGCCGACAGCAAAATCACCCAGAAGGACATCCAGGTTGCCCAGGCGCTGGATGCTTTACCTTACCCTAAAAAGTAA
- a CDS encoding peptidoglycan DD-metalloendopeptidase family protein, which produces MNSLADLIMGFIRGILGQSSNTMTATTPTDEAECSLGFHEIPATVDTSDVPTVGTLSTMGGSVTTASAANNCVATVRPELGTVNVRSGPRIGFFPVGKTSGGATFTLAGASEPDENGYRWYQVTYNNGSGWIRSDLINLSDGCRQFSFISDADYPDPATPVTTRFPLPTTARITNNYSRTSHPGLDFGTPLSTPIFASATGTVIRRIQCERCTDTRPNIYPCGQNVYNDEKWGFGYGNFVVVRHDYAVMPAPLRELMDDANLTGGFVYVLYAHFQQLFVDLGNAVNATTLLGHTGNHGCSTGPHIHIEIRMGKVEIVDGHWLQQTSVNPNLFFTI; this is translated from the coding sequence ATGAATTCACTAGCCGACCTTATCATGGGCTTCATCCGCGGTATTCTGGGCCAATCATCGAACACCATGACCGCCACAACACCAACTGACGAAGCCGAATGCAGCCTGGGCTTCCATGAGATACCTGCTACGGTCGATACCAGCGATGTCCCTACCGTCGGTACGCTGTCCACGATGGGCGGCTCGGTTACCACCGCGTCCGCAGCCAATAATTGCGTCGCAACCGTCCGGCCAGAGCTTGGGACAGTGAACGTCCGTAGCGGCCCGCGTATTGGCTTCTTCCCCGTCGGGAAGACGAGTGGCGGCGCGACGTTCACGCTGGCTGGTGCTTCAGAACCAGACGAAAATGGCTATCGCTGGTACCAGGTCACTTACAATAACGGCAGCGGTTGGATCCGCAGCGATCTAATTAACCTGAGCGACGGTTGCCGCCAATTCAGCTTTATCAGCGATGCCGATTACCCAGACCCGGCCACACCCGTCACGACGCGATTTCCCCTACCGACGACCGCGCGCATCACCAACAATTACAGCCGCACGTCCCATCCTGGCCTGGACTTCGGCACGCCGCTGAGCACGCCGATCTTTGCCTCTGCAACAGGCACGGTAATTCGTCGTATTCAATGCGAGCGCTGCACAGATACACGCCCCAATATCTATCCCTGTGGGCAAAACGTCTATAACGATGAAAAGTGGGGCTTTGGTTATGGTAACTTCGTGGTTGTGCGCCATGATTATGCCGTGATGCCCGCCCCTCTACGTGAACTCATGGATGACGCCAACCTGACGGGTGGCTTCGTCTATGTGCTTTATGCGCACTTCCAACAGTTATTTGTTGATCTCGGCAATGCTGTCAATGCAACGACGCTGCTGGGCCATACGGGCAATCATGGTTGCTCGACAGGCCCGCATATCCACATCGAAATCCGTATGGGCAAGGTCGAAATTGTTGATGGGCACTGGCTGCAACAAACATCTGTGAACCCTAATTTATTCTTCACCATCTAG